From the genome of Nicotiana tabacum cultivar K326 chromosome 2, ASM71507v2, whole genome shotgun sequence:
tctggtgcagacTCAGTTCGGACATAACGGGTTCGTCCCACCAATACCTTTTCACCGCACTGCTGCTGCACCGCTTAGAATTTTCAGCAGCTGCAACAGTTGCTGGGCATTCACAGCCATCAATCTCAAATCCTCTGTAGGATGCAATAAAGGGTGCATGTGACCAATCAGTCTTAACCCTTCCACCTTGTGTAGCCCAATCATCAGCATTCCATATTGAACTGTACACACCCATGGCTTGGTCCTTGGGAAATGGTATTCCCTTGTGCTCCAAATTTGAGTGCACACGAATTGGTGTGTCGTCTACTAAAAATCTGcacaaatatttaaaattaacaAGTTAGTATAAACAATAGAAATTTTATATAGATCAATGATAATTATGTGTTAATAGTTTTATGTTATTTAGAGTAATAAAGAAAAGACATTCTGAAGAAAGCACGAGGACCCATTTGACATATCAAGAAAAGAGAATCTAACTCTCAATTTAGTCATTTCTTTTAGCTTTTCAATTCTTGAAAATCAGCACGTTATTTTAGCTTATACCATAGTTGGAACTTGCCTtgtctcatttattttaacaaTCTTTCTAATTTAATGAGATAAAGCAATAGGAATAATAATAAGGAGACTTACACAACTCGGCGTTGGTTCCACAAGATGGAATATGAGTGGAATTCCTTGGATGGGTCGAACCAAAGGTTCAGTCGTTGCTCTCTGTTACCCACACCATTTACGTACACATTGGTCTGCACAGAGTAGGGTTCACCAGTAGTGTTACCGAGAAACTCAAAATCAAACTCATTGTGGGTTGGTCCCTCTGATGACATCTGCATATATATCACAAGTAAACAGAGTCCAAAAGATACTTATCAGCAAACAcataatttcaatattaaaaaggCTAAGTAGTCAATAAAGTCAAGCCAGCTTTACTTAGTAAATACTCTAATAGCTCTTATATTTGACCAATCAAACTAACATTTACCCAATAGAAAATAATTGCACAAGAGGGGAgcaactatctcctgaatatgaCGAGAGGTGAAAAGGAAGTAAATGCTAGAGTTATTGAAATTTAACATGTTCACAAGGACACAATGACTGAATGTGTACTGAATCAGAAATAATATCACACTACTAATATTGTCGGCCACTGGAAATTTCACAGTTAATGGATTCAATAAAATCCACAAGTCATTTTAACATATGTTAATCTTTTAACTTTTCTCCTTCCTCAACACAATAAAAGATTGTTACAGTTCGGTGTTAGTATATATTGTGATCGGGCTAGAAACAAGAACAAAATATAACCAACGAAGGGTAAAGCAAAAGGCTTACGTAGAAAGCAGTGACAGTTCCAGCAGAGTCACCCTCTACAAGCTTAATCTGAACAGTAACTTTCCCAAACATATACTTGTTCTTTGATGAAAATCCAGCGCCTGAAATTACACATAAGAATATCAATGTCACATTATCAGCTTCTAATATTCTTTTAACTAAACTTAATGGACAATATTACAAATATGTCAAGTACCAGAAAGGTTGTCAAGTTTCATCCTGAGGATTTCTCCTTCATTTGTCAAATGGTCTGTCGCCCAGCTGGGCTGATATAGCTCCTCAAATCTTGAGGAGCTAACCAAACCCACCATAATTAGAGAAATACCCAAGAAAACACACTTAAATTCCATAGGAAAAGACACCATTTTTCACAAGAATTTCAAAGAAAAGAGAGAGCAGCTTAGATTAAGTGCTAAGAAGTAATCTGAAGAGGGCCAAAGGGAGTGGAGTGGCTTTTATAGCCAAACGGGTCAGGCTTAACCGAGAAGCTAGAGTGCCACGTCAACATGCAATTACGTACACATCACTGTCCACGTTGGAATCGGTCCTCAATGTGTAGggtaaaactcaaaatattataGCCGTTAGCACTTATTGGCTTAGCTGGATTAAAGCTGGTCCCATAGTAGGGAGCAACACAGTAGGTGTAGTCGGTGTTGAGAGAAGGATGGGTACATTTTATGACCAATGAAAGATGCACACATGGAATATTACAAATGGTCACTGCTACTGTACAGTTGTCATTGGCAGTAGCAGTTAAAAAGAGAGAGATCTCTTAACCTTTCAAAAAGCAAAGAATTCCTTTCGCGTGTAGTGAAAAAAGGCCACTCGCTCCTAAAATTTGGTACTTCAAGAATGAAAAATCAAGATAGGTTTATCAAAATGACCTTAATGATATCTTCGGTATGGATGCAGTGGACAAAAACTTAGAGAAGATGTGGTGGAATTGATAACACAATTGCAACCGTTAATAGTTacttctcaaatttcaaatccgTTCAAAGTTGTAGTAAGAAAATATGTTTGAGTGGTTTGCGAGCTATTACATAAGATTTACCTAATGCGGTTTACATATCTTGTCAGGTTTGTGAGTTATTGCCCAATGAACAGGTTACCTAGTGCACATCCGAAAAGTACCGGCTACGAGTTTCCTTAATAATTTTTCTAAATAAAATGCATTTGAGtggaaataaattttaaatttggcTGCGCTGGTGTATTGTGAAACAATTGTACAATGAGTGCTTACACTAACTCAATAATACATAATGTGTCTTCTCAATTGAGTATAATATTTTtctaaattatacaaagaaaatataaatcatacgagtggaaagatattaaacAAGATGCTACTTAAGAATAAAGTCTaataagattaaatattcaaaaagataaatcaaaAACATACGAAAGGAAATATATATGTAATACATTGTAGCTTGCTACTCATAATCGATACAATACCTTGTGTCTTGATATTGAATATggtgaaaataatttagtttcaataggagtagcataataggtttgggaATTATGATTTTAAGTTTATTTACTTGTGGCTTGTAACTATTTTCATgaccaaaaaaatatttaatgttttattatttttaaacttaatatataaatatatttttcacttgtaaatttattcggtacggctCGATATTTTTTCTGTTTAgttttgtaaaataaaaaaacaaccctaattattggccataaaatctttttcactttttttcggaatcattttttttcgaaatcagtatttggccataaaatttttaattttcacttgaagatgaatttcataattttcgaaaatttaaaaaaacttcaaaaaactatttttttcatcaaatcactcacaaaaattcaaaaatagccaaaattatattcatatccaaacactattctaattttcaaatattattttgacttgaattttgtttttcattttttcccgaatttttacaattcttatgtccaaacgcctacttattCCTTGCATTTGTTTTTGGAATTACTATAGTGATGATAGGAGTGCCAGCTGCAACTTTTGCCAGGCGCACTCAATActgtttcatcttttctttatttatgctTTGCTTCTTTAAAGCTACCGATCTCATTATGAACTTCAATTCTTCTTTTAGGGTACATTTCACTTTAGATCCTCAACATGCGTGCCATTTTACTATACCTGTTTATCATTttacaaaacaaagaaatattcTACAACTGGATCCAATCCAAATAGAGTATATAATTTAAAAGAAGCATATACTAAAATGTTTTCTGCATTGGTTTACAAATTAAATATAGAGGTTAAccagaatattacaattagaaaACTATAAAAAGGAATGGTAGCAGGTGAGATCTGCTGCAAACACATCCCAGAATATCCTCTTCTTGAATGTTTTATTTACTTCAATTTGCTAATAAACAGTTGTCTTCCAATAAGTACTAGTAATATATTCTTAATTAAACCTCTCACACAATGTATCTCCACTTAATAGAGAAAATTACATTGTTCACCCTACAGTCAATTAATTTTCGAGAGGTTAAAGTTTTTTCTGGATGGTGATTTAAATCTTCATAATTGAATTGCTCTGTTCACTGAATTAAAGTTTTACTGTTTGATTCGTGTTATGTCAAATCTTCATAATTGATCTGCTCTATTCATTGATAAAACAAGAGAATGATTTTAATCCTTGTTGTTTTTGGGTTTTGGATAAAGAGCGCTGAGTTTTTACTGTTAACATGGAAATCCGCAATTAAAGGTAGCCACATGGAAAACTCCACTTTTGTGTAATAGTTCGCAAATCACATAGGAAGGTAAACTACACTATACAAGTCTCGCTCTATCGAAGAGGTATGCGAGAGAGTTTCGAATCGTAGACCTTTCATTTGGGAATTCCCTGCTCAACCAGCTCGGCCACCCCAAAGGTTAAGAGCAATGAGTTGATAGATGAATTCTAGGAAAAAAAAATTCGTATAGGTAATATCatcgtacacactaccctccccaaaccctacTTGTGaaaatatacttttttttttttttttttttgttgttgttttcttttaatttaattttttggcATTCAATTGAAGGAGCACATAATATTTTGAAGCCATGTAATTGGAGAAGGAATGTGTTGGAATAGATGGGAATCCGAAGCTCAATTgatcaaaattttctttgtttttattttatgtgaCTCGAACTTTCAACTAGGGAAGTATAGAAGGAAATGCTTGTTATCTTCTCCGACTCTCTCTAGTCCTGAACTTTAAGGCATGGGTTGGAATAGGGGGTTTGAGAAAACATTAAGACATAAAAGATGGGACGCAAAAAGCTTAGCAAATAGCAACTCCATAAATTTTTTGTTTAGCTATTTGGTATTGGAAGCCCCAGTATGGTCCTAGTGATTTAAAATCGTCCAAGAGTATACTTATTAGACAATTAAAGCACTTTCTATCGAAAAGATTTTAAATTCCTAAAGACATAAACTCGAGTTCAGCAAATAAGGTTGTAAAAATCCTAATTATCCCATCAAAAAACTACACTTCGTAGCTTTGAGGGAAGTGTCAACTTCAAACTTGCTGGCAATATGCCATACTAGTAGAGTACTATTCTTTAAGTTAAGGCCTTGATTAATTTCTCTGAGACAGTAGATGTATGGGCATGAGGGCATCTGATAGTTTGCCCTATTTGTCAAAGGCTTGCTTGTTTTCATTATAAAAGGTACACACCTTTTTAATGTTACTTAATACCATTCAATCGCTTTACTTTCAAGGACAACAGGAAGCCTTCCGTCCTTTTCTAGTGAAAATTATTGAACTGAATATTTCCAACTTTTTTATTTAAGAGTTACTAGATGTAGAGTTGAAATAGATTAACTTAACAAAAAGATGTAAAAATCTTATATACAGTGGGAAAAAAAGAAATTCTGTCCCCTTCTGCAACTTGGACCGACAAAGCACAGAATCtcaatgggtcgtgacaacaacttTATTTGACCACTTATCATACATTGCTCATATTTAAGTTGTTTGCATAAATTCTATCCGTTACTCAGATGAAAATTATACTTTAGGGCGGTCATTGTGGCAATGACTTAGGCAACATCACGTGTCATTGAAGGCCAAAAGCCCTTATTACGGGTAGGTATGCGGACGGCAGATATATGTGTGATTTCTAGCTCCAATTCTGACTTATTAGAAGTATTCTTCTATCATAATCCAGGTAATGGTAGCTAGCTTCGCGTCCTAACTTTTCAAACCGTGCCCAAAATGAAACTTATAAATTTGGAAGATTTCAGTAGCTGGTGATGGATTGgtttttggattgggttagaggAAGAAATGAGTCCATTGGGCAAAAGAGTAGACAGGAAGGCAAGTGACGTGAGAAATGTAAAAGAGAAGGCACGGATGTTAATGTCAAACATGTCTTATCGATTTCtgcaaaaatgagtaaaaaaacTAGCTCCCAAGAAACTTGTATAGGATCAACTACTCTCAGTCACTAGATATCTGTACATTTCTGCGTCAGTATCAGTAAATTGTTAATAATTCTACACCTTCTTATTATTGGACCCCTCCTTGTACACCAACCCCTCTTACATGGGTTAATAATACTAATACATCCCATCACACGCacattgttttctttttctttttataattaTTAATTGGTTGTGTTAGAATTCCACTAATCCGGTTAATTCGAATTTGTATGGCCAATTAAAGGATAAGAATTCTCATACTGAAATTTGTTTACTTTCAATACTCAAACTAGAGACATCTAGTTAGAGACGAAAAGATTTCATTCTTTGCTGCACAAATTtcgatttttactatttttttattttttcgaaattaagaATAGTGTTATATTATATATTGGTGTAACTAAGATTTTTatcataatattttgaaatgttaCAGTGTTTGAGAGTAGCGCATCTTATTTTTGTGAAGGATTGTCAATTAGAAGTTTAATAACGACTAACGACAACTATTAATTAGTTAAGACAAGACAGGGGTGcttatttgaccaaaaaatgtAACTTTCGATTTGAACAGTTGAATTTATATAATAATGAGTTAAacttagttaataataatatctctACATGTTATTTCCGAAAATGTGACTAATTTTGGTCAGTACTGGCGGAAGATTGACAATAATATGCATTAACTATTTCAAAAAGTATGAGCAATAATAGCAAGaactagcaataaataacaataaatgacatttaagtaaatagaaggagtgattcacccaataaagtaTGAACTAGTTGATTATCCCTcgtgacaatgatgagtgacagataAATCCCAGAATGTTCgaattattctcggatctgatggaaggGTGAGGGATAATACGAACAATAATCTAGATGAAAATGTAGTGTTTGTATCTTTGTAAGAGGGAGAAAGAATCTTCAATCAAAAGTTTGTTCTTGTCAAAATGAATGTCACATGCCTTACACCACTGTCtcattttctatttatatgagatATTTTCTtaacaaaccctaatagtacaagtgccgAGAATATCCATTAGAATattctctttttgattttttgtacATTTTTGCGTGTAGTTGGTGGCGTCTTCATGAGCCTTTGTAAAT
Proteins encoded in this window:
- the LOC107787957 gene encoding xyloglucan endotransglucosylase protein 6 gives rise to the protein MVSFPMEFKCVFLGISLIMVGLVSSSRFEELYQPSWATDHLTNEGEILRMKLDNLSGAGFSSKNKYMFGKVTVQIKLVEGDSAGTVTAFYMSSEGPTHNEFDFEFLGNTTGEPYSVQTNVYVNGVGNREQRLNLWFDPSKEFHSYSILWNQRRVVFLVDDTPIRVHSNLEHKGIPFPKDQAMGVYSSIWNADDWATQGGRVKTDWSHAPFIASYRGFEIDGCECPATVAAAENSKRCSSSAVKRYWWDEPVMSELSLHQSHQLIWVRANHMVYDYCTDTARFPVAPVECQHHQHKFHN